The nucleotide window TCGCCACCGACCACGCCCCCCACACGCAGGAGGCGAAAGAAGCAGCCTTCGACGAGGCCCCGCCCGGCATGCTCGGCCTCGAGACGGCCCTGGCCCTCGCCCTCACCGAACTCGACCTGCCCATCGCCGCGGTGCTCGCCTTGCTGTCGTGGCAACCCGCCCGAATCCTCGGTGTAGATCACATCCACGGGCTCCCGGTGTCCTCCGGTAACCCGGGTCACCTCACCGTGATCGATCCGGCGGCCACCTGGATCGTGGATCCTGACGCGTTCGCCAGCCGGAGTCGCAACACCCCCTACGCGGGCCGCACCCTTACCGGCAAGGTGCGCCACACCCTGCTCTGCGGGGAGCCCGTAGTGATCAACGGAGAGGCCCAACGATGAGCGTGCGCGATGCGTTACTGGTCTTGGCCGATGGCACCACCTTTGAGGGTGAGGTCATCGGCGCCGATGACCTGGCGGTGGGCGAGGTGGTCTTCAACACGGTGCTCTCCGGCTACCAGGAGGTGGTCACCGATCCGTCGTACGCCGGTCAGATCATCACCTTCACCTACCCGCACATTGGTAACTACGGCGTGAACCTGGCCGACTTCGAAAGTCGCCGACCGTTCTGTCGGGGGGTGGTGGTGCGGGACTTGGCTCGCCGTCGTTCGAGTTGGCGCAGCGAGGCCGATCTTGGCGCCCAGTTGCGGGCGTATGGGATCCCGGGTATCGCCGGTATCGACACCCGCAAGTTGACCCGTCGCATCCGTGAATTGGGTGCCGTTCCCGGCGCCTTCGGCGCCCTCGACAGACACGGCGAAGCATCCCTGCTCGCCGCCGCCCGGGCCGAACCCGGCACCGACGGCGTGGATCTGGTGGCACAAGTGACCACGCCGCTGGCCTATCGCCTGGCCGACGGCCAGCGACCCCTGGTGGTCGCCTACGACTTCGGCATCAAGCGCACGATCCTGCGCCACCTGGCGTCGTGGTTCGATGTAGAAGTGGTGCCAGCGGATACCTCGGCCGCCGACACCCTCGCTCGGGGACCGGCAGGTGTGTTTCTTTCCAATGGTCCGGGAGACCCCGCGGCGGTGCCCTACGCCCGCGACGCCATCGCCGCGCTGCTGGGGGAGGTACCGATCTTCGGCATCTGTCTCGGTCATCAACTCCTGGGCCGGGCTCTCGGGGCCGACACGGTGAAACTGCCCTTCGGGCATCACGGCGGCAATCACCCGGTGCGGAATCTCGCCACCGGGCGCATCGAGATCACGAGTCAGAACCACAACTTTGCGGTGGACGCCGACAGCCTGGCGGGGCGGGCGGAGATGACTCACGTGAACCTCAACGACGGCGTGTGTGAGGGACTGCGGGTCCTCGACGCCCCCGCCTTCAGCGTGCAACATCACCCTGAGGCCGCCCCCGGACCCCATGACAGCGTCTATTTGTTCGAAGAGTTCGCCACCATGTTGGGTGTCACCCAACCCCGCGCCGCCCCCGCCGGGCTCCCGGTGGCCGAACGGGGCGTGGCCTGATGCCCAAGCGCACCGATATCAAATCGATCCTGCTGATCGGGGCCGGCCCCATCGTGATCGGCCAAGCCTGCGAGTTCGACTACTCCGGGACCCAAGCCTGCAAGGTGCTCGGCGAAGAGGGGTACCGGGTGATCCTGGCCAACTCGAACCCGGCCACGATCATGACCGATCCCGAGTTCGCCGACGCCACCTACATCGAGCCGCTCGATGTGGACATCCTCTGCCGGATCATCGAGCGGGAGCGGCCCGATGCGGTGCTGCCTACCCTCGGCGGACAAACGGCGTTGAACCTCGCGATGGAGTTGGTGGAACGCGGGGCGGTGGGTGTCCCCGGTACGCCCGAGTTGATCGGGGCCAACGCCGAGGCCATTCGCACCGCCGAGGATCGCGAGTTGTTCAAGATCGCCATGCAGGGGATCGGTCTGAGCGTGCCGGAATCCGGCGTGGCTCACTCGATGGCCGAGGCCGAGGTGGTGGCCGCCCGGATCGGGCTACCACTGGTGATCCGCCCGGCCTACATCCTCGGCGGGAAGGGCACTGGGATCGCCAGCACCCCTGAGGAGTTCACGCGGCTGGCGGCCAACGGCATCGCCGCCAGTCCGGTGAAGGAAATCCTCATTGAGCGTTCCATCGCCGGGTGGAAGGAATATGAACTCGAAGTGATGCGGGATACCGCCGACAACTGCGTGATCATCTGTTCGATCGAGAATCTCGATCCGATGGGCGTGCACACCGGCGACTCCATCACCGTGGCTCCTGCGCAGACGCTGAGCGATGTGGAATACCAGTTGATGCGCGACGCGGCCTTTGCTTGTATCCGTCGCGTAGGGGTGGAGACCGGTGGGTCGAATGTGCAGTTCGCTCTCAACCCGGCCAACGGCGACATGGTGATCATCGAGATGAATCCGCGGGTGTCGCGCTCCTCAGCGTTGGCCTCCAAGGCCACCGGGTTCCCGATCGCCAAGATCGCCGCCAAGTTGGCGGTGGGCTACACCCTCGACGAGATCCCCAACGACATCACCCGAGCCACCCCCGCCAGTTTCGAGCCCACCATCGACTACGTGGTGACCAAGGTGCCGCGCTGGGCCTTCGAAAAGTTTCCCGACAGTCCCGGGGTGTTGGGCACCTCGATGCAGTCGGTCGGCGAGGCCATGGCCATTGGCCGCACCTTCCCGGAGTCGATCCAAAAGGCGATGCGGTCGCTGGAACTCGGACGCTACGGCCTGGGCTGCGATCCGGCCGAGCGGGTTCTGGAGGACCTCGACGATGAAGAACTCCTGCGCCGCGCCGCCATCGGGACCCCCGACCGTCCCTTCCAACTCGAGGCGGCCCTGCGCCGGGGGATCTCCGTGGAGGTGCTGGCCGAGCGGACGAAGGTAGACCCCTGGTTCCTCGATCAGATCCTCAGCATCGTGGAGGAACGCGAAGTGCTGGCGGCCGCCGGATTCAGCGGGATGGACCGCCGAGCGTGGCGCCGGGCTAAACGCCTGGGCTACTCCGATGCCCAACTCGGCTGGCTCTGGGACGTACCCGAGGCCGATGTGCGAGCCGCTCGACACCACGCCGGCGTGCGGGCCACCTTCAAAACGGTGGACACCTGCGCCGCCGAGTTCGACGCGCAGACGCCCTACCACTACTCCAGCTATGAAGATGAAGACGAAGTTACCTACTCGGGACGCGAGAAGGTGCTCATCCTGGGTTCGGGCCCCAACCGCATCGGACAAGGCATCGAGTTCGACTACTGCTGCGTGCATGCCAGTTTCGCGCTGGCCGAGGCGGGCTACGAGACGGTGATGCTCAACTGCAACCCCGAAACCGTGTCCACCGACTACGACACCTCCGATCGCCTCTACTTTGAGCCCCTCACCCTGGAAGATGCCCTCAACGTGATCGAGGCCGAACAGGCCTCGGGGACCCTCAAAGGCGTGATCGTGAGTTTGGGAGGACAGACGCCGCTGAAACTGGCTGGGCTACTCCCCGAGGAACTCATCCTGGGCACCTCACCCGAGTCGATTGATCTGGCCGAAGACCGGGAGCGTTGGAACGCCCTTTGTGCCCGACTGGAGATTCCTCAACCGGCCGGGGGTACCGCCACCACCCTCGAGCAGGCTCAGGCCATCGTGGAAAAGATCGGCTACCCCGTGCTCATGCGGCCGTCCTACGTGCTCGGCGGCCGGGCCATGGAAATCGTCTACGACGACCAGTCCCTCAGTGGGGCGATGGAACAACTGGCCCGCTTCGGGAGCCTGGGAAGGGAGGGCGGTCTGTCGGCCGAGCGGCCGGTCTTGGTGGACCGCTTCTTAGAAGATGCTACCGAGGTGGACGTAGACGCCATCCGGGACCACACCGGTGAAGTGATCATCGGCGGGGTCATGGAACACGTGGAGGAAGCGGGGGTGCACTCGGGCGACTCGGCTTGCGCCATTCCGCCCTATTCGCTCTCCCCTGAGACCCTGGCGGTCATTGAGGCCCATACGCGCGCCATCGCTAGCGAACTCGCCGTGCTTGGCCTCATCAACGTGCAGTACGCCGTGAAGGCCAATCAGGTATTCGTGATCGAGGCCAATCCGCGGGCGAGCCGTACCGTACCCTTCGTGGCCAAGGCCACCGGGGTACCCCTCGTGAAGGTGGCGGCGCGGGTGATGGTGGGCGCCACCCTGGAGGAACTCCGCAAGGAGGGTCTGTTGTGCGCCCCTTCGCCGGGTGGCTACGTGGCCGTCAAAGAGGCGGTGCTGCCCTTCAATCGCTTCCCCGATGCCGATTCGGTACTGGGACCGGAAATGCGCAGCACCGGAGAGGTGATGGGCATCGACAGCACCTTCGGGCTGGCCTTCGCCAAGAGTCAGCTCGCCGCCGGCGACCGCCTCCCCTCCACCGGTTGCGTGTTCATGTCGCTGGCCAATCGGGACAAGACCGTGGGGATCGAAGCGGCTCGTAAATTTGTGCAGGCCGGCTTCACTATCGCCGCCACCGGGGGCACGGCCGATGCCCTTGATAGCGCCGGGATCGCCGTGTCCACCCGTGTGGCCAAGGTGGGGGAGGGCACCGGGATGGACGCCGTCGAACTCATCGCGTCGGATCGAGTGCAGTTGGTGGTGAACAGTCCGCGCGGGCGCGGCGCCCGGGCCGATGGCGCCCACATTCGCGCCGCCGCCGCCGCCCACGGCGTGCCGTGCCTCACCACCGCGGCCGCTGGCTTGGCCGCGGCTAGCGGCATCCTGGACCGGGCGGCGCATCAACTCACCGTGCGTACCCTGCAGGAGTATCACCAAGGCATCGACCACGACCGACCCCTGCTGCCCCTCCAAGAATGAAGCCGTCCCGCTTCCCGGAGGTGGACCTGTCCACGATGGTGGGCTCGGTGGCCTTGCCCAATCCGGTCCTTACCGCGTCGGGCACGGCGGGACATGGCGCCGAGTTGGCCCCCTACCTCGATTTGGCCGCGCTTGGGGCCGTGGTGGTGAAGTCGCTCTCGCCACAGGCGTGGGCCGGCAATCCGCCGCTTCGAGTCCATGAGACAACCGGGGGGATGATCAACAGCGTGGGTCTGCAGGGTCCGGGGGTGGAGGCCTGGCTGCTTCATGACTTGCCCCCACTGTTGGCTACGGGCGCCCGCGTGGTGGCTTCCATTTGGGGTCGCAGTGTGGCCGAGTACGAAGCGGCGGCGCGCGCGCTGGCCGATGCTCCCGCCGGGGTCATCGCCGTGGAGGTGAACCTGTCGTGTCCCAACACCGAATCGGGTCGGGATCTCTTCGCCCATTCGGTGACGGCGACGGGTGAGGCCCTTGCCGCCACCGCCGGCTGCAGACGACCGCGCTGGGCAAAACTCAGCCCCAACGTGACCGATCTCGTGCCGATCGCGGCGGCCGCCCAGGCCGGGGGCGCGGAAGCCGTGACGCTGGTGAATACCGTGTTGGGAATGGCGATCGATCCCGAGACCGGGGCCTACCGCCTGGGGTCGGGGGCACGAGGCGGCGGACTCTCGGGCCCGGCGATTCATCCCGTAGCCGTGCGAGCAGTGCACGACGTCCACACCGCCCTCCCTGAGCTGGCCATCGTTGGCGTGGGGGGCGTGAGTAACGGCACGGAGGCGGCCGAGTTGTTGCTGGCCGGAGCCAGCGCAATCCAAGTGGGAACGGCCACCTTCGCTGACCCACGCGCCCCCGCCCGGGTGCTGCACGAGTTACTGGCATGGGCGAATCGCACACATCGAACCCGAATGCGTGACATCGTGGGGACGGCTCATGAAAGGACCACCCCATGACCGCTCAGCCCGCCGCCCCCGAAGCAGTGCGTTCCCGACTCGCCCTCGTACTTGACCTCGACGACGCCGTGGCCGCGCTGTCTCTCGCGCGGGATCTCCAGCCATGGTTCGGTACCGCCAAGGTGGGCCTCGAGTTGTACAGCGCGTCGGGTCCCAACGTGATGGGAGCACTGCAGGAGATGGGCTACGACGTGTTCTGCGACCTGAAGTTCCACGACATCCCTACCACCGTGGAGCGGGCCGCCCGGGTTGTCGGCTCGCTCGGCGCCCACTACCTCAACTTTCATGCCCAAGGCGGCACCACCATGCTCAAGGCCGGAGTGGAAGGCTTTATCTCCGGGGCCGTCAACGCCGGTCTCCCCATCCCAACGGCGTTGGCGGTGACGGTGCTCACCAGCGATGGAGATGCCCCGGCCCACATCCTCCCCAAACGCGTGCAGGCGGCATTGGAGTCGGGGTGTGGCGGCATTGTGTGTGCGGCTTCCGATGTGGCGGAGGCAAAGCAGTACGGACCGCGTCTGTTGACCGTGGTCCCCGGCATCCGTCCGGCGGGTGCTCCGCGCCACGATCAGGCCCGGGCCGCTACCCCCGAGGAGGCCATCACTGCTGGCGCCGACCTGCTGGTGATCGGGCGCGCCGTGACCCACGCCGACGATCCCGCCGCCGCCGCTACCGTCATCGCAGCTGCCGTGGGCGCGTGTGTGCTCTGAGTTTGTGAGTAGGGTCGCCCCATGCCGCAACCTCCCGTTCTGACCGCCGAGCAACGAAGCCAGGCGCTCGTGAAAGCAGCCGAGGCCCGTCGGGCTCGTGCCGAACTCAAGGAAATGCTCAAAATGGGGTCGTTGACCCTCGCCGAACTTCTCGAGCGATCTGGCAGCGACATCAACATCGACAAGATGAAGGTGCTGGCGGTGATCCAATCGTTGCCGGGCGTGGGCAAGGTAAAAGCTCGTCGCACGATGGAGGAGATCGGAATCTCCGATACCCGCCGCGTCAAGGGCCTCGGCCAACAGCAACGCAAGGCGCTCCTGGAAGCGTTTCGCTGATTCGTCGGCGCCGGTGCTGATCACGATTTCGGGGCTGCCCGGCTCCGGCACCACCACGGCTTCCCGTTTGGTATCGGAGGCTCTCGGGCTTGAGCGCGTTCCCGGGGGGGAGGTCTTTCGTCAGTTGGCGGCGGAAGCAGGTATGTCGCTAGCCGGCTTCGGGGCCTACGCCCACGACCATCCCGAGATCGATCGGGAACTCGACCATCGTCTCGAGAGTCGGGCCCGCCAGGGCGACTGCGTAATTGAAGCCCGCCTGGCTGGATGGTTGGCTCAGCAGGCGGGTTTGGCTTCGGTACGGGTGTGGGTGCACTGCGACGACACCGAACGGGCCCGCCGGGTGGCCGAGCGGGATGGCACCACCGTCGATGAGGCGCTGGTCGACAATGCCGAGCGAGCCGTCGTCGAACGACGCCGCTACCAGTCGGTCTACGGCATCAACCTCCTGGATCAGTCGATTTATGACCTCGTACTCGACTCCAGCCGGGAGGCCCCAGAGGTAGTGGCCGAGGCGATCATCGCCCAGGCCCGGGCCACCTTTCCTTGAGGGCCGCTGGACAATGGCGGTGCCGTCGGTCTCCGCTGGTAGCATCTTTGCTCCACCCGCCCTCAACCAAGAGGATCTGCCATGGCATCCCGCCACGACACGATGATGAACCCGCCGATCGAACATCTCCTTGATCGAGCGGGCTCCAAGTTCACCCTGGTAACGCTGGGGGCCAAGCGGGCGCGGGAGATCAATTCGTATTACAACAAATTGTCCGAGACCCTCGGCACGGTGGTGCCGCCGCAGGTCACCTCTTCGGCCCGCAAGTCCCTCTCGATCGCCTTCGAGGAGATCGAGGCCGATAAAATCCTCGGGGTCTGGCCCAAGCCGGAAGAAGAGATCGACCCTGACGCCGAGCCCGAGGGTTCCGAGTCGGCTGAGTAGGCCGCTCCCACCGCAGCTGATGCTCGAGGGCAAGCGCATCGTCCTCGGCGTGTCGGGGGGTATCGCCGCTTACAAGGCGGTGGACGTCTGTCGGCGTCTTGTCGACGCGGGCGCCTATGTGATCCCGGTTCTCACCGAGGGCTCGCAGCATTTCATCGGGCGCACCACCTTCGATGCGTTGGGATCCGAACCGGCGTGGACCGGATTGTGGGACGAGCGACATCCGATTCCCCATACCCACCTGGGTCAGACCGCCGATTTGGTGCTGGTGGCACCGGCCACCGCCCGCGTGCTTGGTCTGTACGCCGGGGGGATCAGCGAGGATCTCCTCACCAACGTGTTGCTGGCCACTCGTGCCCCGGTGCTGGTGTGCCCGGCCATGCACACCGAGATGTGGGAACACCCTGCCGTGCGCGACAACCTTCGCCTCCTGCGCTCCCGTGGGGTGCACGTGGTGGAACCTGAGAGTGGTCGCCTAGCCGGCGGTGATGTGGGCACTGGACGCCTAGCGGACCCGGCCGTCATCGTGGCGGCCGTGGAGCACCTCCTAGCCAGCGAGGAGCACCTCGACCTCACCGGTGTTCGTCTCGTGGTCACCGCCGGGGGCACCCGGGAACCGATCGATCCAGTGCGCTTCATTGGCAACCGCTCCTCCGGCAAGCAGGGCCACGCCATCGCCGCCGAGGCAGCCGCCCGGGGGGCGAAGGTCACCCTCGTCACCACGTCGGCTTCCCCCGCGGCCGCCGAGATCGATCTCGTGCGAGTGGATACGGCGGCCGAAATGGCCCACGCATTGGAAGCTCGCGCGGAGCAAGCCGACGTAATCGTGATGGCCGCGGCGGTGGCAGACTTTCGCCCGGTGACGGTGGCTACCGACAAGATCAAGAAATCTGGGGGCGTGCCGGAGATCACCTTGGAGGCCACCCCCGATATTCTCGCCGATCTCGCCGCCCGCCGGCGGGCCGGTCAGATCATCGTGGGGTTTGCCGCGGAGACGAGCGATCTGCGCGGCAACGCCGCCGAAAAACTTCGCCGCAAGGGCATCGATCTCATCGTGGCCAACGATGTCTCGGCCCCTGGCGTGGGTTTCGAGCACGACACGAACGAGGTGGTCATCCTGGGAGCCGATGGATCGGTCCAAGATGTCCCCCTCGCCGATAAACGGGTCATCGCCCGTGCCATTCTCAATGTTGTATCAACACTAAGGAGCAAGCCGTGACCCGCCAGTGGACCTTCACCTCGGAGTCTGTGACCGAGGGCCACCCCGACAAGATGGCCGACCAGATCTCCGACTCGATTCTGGACGCCATCCTGGCGGAGGACCCGATGGCCCGCGTGGCCTGCGAGACGATGGTCACCACCGGATTGGCGATCGTGGCTGGTGAGATCACCACCACGGCCTACGTCGAGATCCCCTCCATCGTGCGCAACACGATCAAGAGCATCGGCTACGACCGTGAGTCGGTGGGTTACGACGGCAACACCTGTGGCGTGATCACTTCGATCGACCCGCAGTCGCCCGACATCGCCCAGGGCGTAGACACCGCCATGGAGACCCGTACCGGCGTATCGGGCGAGGATCTTCTCAACAGTCAGGGCGCTGGCGATCAGGGCATGATGTTCGGGTATGCGGTGAAAGAGACCGAAGACCTCATGCCGCTGCCGATTTGGCTGGCCCATCGCCTCGCCGAACGGCTCGCCGACGTGCGGAAGTCGGGTGTGCTCCCGTACCTGCGCCCCGACGGCAAGACGCAGGTCACGGTGGACTACGAGGGCAACACGCCCACACGCCTCACCACCGTGCTCATCTCCACCCAGCACCAGCCCGGTATCGATGCCGAGACGCTCATCAAGCCCGATCTCATCGAACACGTGATCACCCCGCTGCTGCCTACCAACATCGACACCTCCGACTTCCGGGTGCTGGTGAACCCCACCGGCAACTTCGAGTTGGGTGGCCCCTACGCCGACTGTGGCCTCACTGGTCGCAAGATCATCGTGGACACCTACGGCGGAGCCGCTCGCCACGGCGGTGGAGCCTTCTCCGGCAAGGACCCGTCCAAGGTGGACCGCTCCGCCGCCTACGCGGCCCGCTGGGTGGCGAAGAACGTGGTGGCCGCCGGGGCGGCTGATCGCTGCGAGGTGCAGGTGGCCTACGCCATTGGTGTCGCCCAGCCCGTATCGATCCTGGTGGAGACCTTCGGGACCGAGACGGTGGAGGAGGCCAAGATCAGCCAGGCCGTACGCGATGTGTTCGACCTGCGACCGGCCGCCATCATCCGCGATCTCGATCTGCGCCGGCCGATCTACCAAAAGACCGCCGCCTACGGGCACTTCGGGCGACCGGACAAGGATTTCACCTGGGAGCAGACCACCCGGGTCGACGACCTGAAATCCGCCCTCGGCTTGTAGTGCCGTCGCCGCTCGTCGTTCGCGTCCTTCCGGACGTGCCGGCGATCGACAAGACCTTCGACTACCTGGTCCCGGACGCCGTTCGGGACCAGGTGCGCGTGGGCGACATGGTGCGCATCGCGTTGCATGGTCGCCGAGTGGGGGGCTGGGTCATGGCGGTGGACGTGGAGCCACCGGCCGGAGTGGCGCTACACCCGTTGGTGAAACGCAGTGGTCTGGGTCCCACCGCTGATCTGTTGGAACTGGCGGAGTGGGGGGCGTGGCGGTGGGCCGGACGTCCGGCATCCTTTCTGAAAACGGCCAGTCCGGAGCGAATGGTGGCCGTACTACCGGACCCGCCTCCCTCGGCCCGGCCTGCCCCGAGCCATGAACTCCTGGCGCGGGCAGTAGCGGGCCCCCGGTCGGTGTTACGTCTGCCTCCGGCCACGAATCTCGTGCACGTAGCCCTGGCGGCGGCGGGATGCGGCAACGCGCTGGTGCTCTGCCCCAGCCAGGCGTTGGTGCGGCGGGTGGCCCATGGCCTCACCCGCGCCGGGGTGGCGGTGGCGGTGTACCCACAGGACTGGGCCCGGGGGGCGGCGGGCGCCACCGTGGTGGGCACGCGAGGAGCGGCGTGGGCCCCGGTGGGGGATCTGGCGGCGGTGGTGGTGCTCGACGAGCACGATGAGGGACATCAGCAGGAGCAGGCCCCCACCTGGCACGCCCGGGATGTGGCGGTGGAACGAGCCGCTCGGGCGGGAGTGCCCTGTGTCCTCACCAGTGCCTGCCCCAGCCTGGAGGCATTGGCGTGGGGCACCCTGCTGCCCGCTGATCGCCGACGAGAGCGGGCCGGATGGCCAGTGGTGGAGGTGGTGGATCGACGCCGAGGCGATCCGCGTCGCGAGGGCCTCTATTCCGAAGCCTTGGTGCGACTACTGCGCTCGGACCAGCGGGTGCTGTGCGTACTGAATCGCACCGGTCGGGCTCGCCTGCTGGCCTGCACGGCCTGTGGGGAACTGGCCCGCTGTGATGCCTGTGCGGCGGCGGTGGAGCAACCGGAGAGTGAACTGCACTGCCGACGATGTGGCGCCGCCCGACCACCGATCTGCTTGTCCTGTGGGGCGGCCCGCTTCCGGAACGCCCGGGTGGGGGTAACCCGGGTGCGGGAGGAACTTGAGGCACTAGTGGGGGAGCCAGTCACCGAATTGACCGCTCGCTCCGAGCCCGGGGCTTCGGCCACGAGGGTGGTGGTGGGTACCGAGGCGGTGCTCCAGCGCATCGATCGCGCTGACGTCGTGGCCTTCCTTGACCTAGACCAGGAACTGTTGGCGCCGCGCTACCGGGCCAGCGAGCAGGCCCTGGCGCTGCTCGCCCGGGCGGCCCGGGTGGTGGCGGCGTCGGGACCGGCGGGTGATCGGGCGGCGGGGCGGCTTCTCCTCCAAACCCGCAGCCCCGACCACGAAGTGGTCCAGGCCGTCGTGCGCGCCGACGTCAGTGGCGTGAGCAACGCCGAGCGCGGACGGCGGGAGCTTCTCCGCTTTCCCCCCTTCACGGCCCTGGCTGAGGTATCCGGAGCGGCGGCAGCGGCTTATGTGGAGGCGTTGGGCACACCTGAGGGCGTCGAAGTCGTCGAGAGCGCGGACGGCCATTGGTTGGTGCGCGCCCCGGATCAGGCGTCGCTCAGCAACGCCCTTACCTCCGTCCGTCGGCCCCCGGGTCGGCTCCGCATCGAGGTCGACCCGCTCCGGGTCTAGGGCTGGCCTACCGGCCGGGGGCGGGCTGCCAGCGCTCGAAGCGGTTGCCTTCGCGGTCCATGGCCCGGGCGAAGCGGCCGTCATCGACGCCGTAGTTGACCATGTAGTCGGGCTGAGTGGGGCCGAAGCCGGCGGTCTCACGGTCGAACGCCGCCCACCGGGTGGGTCCGAGCTTGGCGGTGGCGGCGTTGGTGACCGGAAGGCCCAACACCGTCTGGTACCAGCGGGCGAGTCGGTCACGATGCGTGGCGCCGATGAACACGCCACCGATCCCCGTGACGTGTCCCGGGCGCGGGTTCTCGTCGCCGGCCCTGCGGCCAGGCCGACACGCCGTCAGTAGGTGGTGGGTGACCAGGGGGCGATCGGCGTGGCCAGCAGCGAGCTGAGCCGACCGACGCCCCCGGGGGAGTCCTCGTCGATCCATCCGGCCTCGTGGAGCCGGCCGACGGACGGGCCGCCGAGGTGCAGGGCCCCTAGGGCGCTGATCGGAAGGCGGACGTCGGCCGAGTCGGTGGTGGGGACGGCTTGGCTCCCGTCAGGCCCGAGCTCGATGCGCCAGCGTCCGGTGGTGAATCCGAGCCCGTCGACCACCTCGACGACCGCCCGGCGCTCGTCGGCCGTGCGGTAGGCGCCAAAGGTGGAGGGAACGTCGAGGATCCGTGACCAGATGACGTCGAACCGATCGCGTGCCACCGCGGCGCGCCCGTCGACCAGGAAGTAGGGGAGGGGATCGTCGACGCCTCGATCTACGGCCACCACCGTGCTGATCCAGTCGGTCTCGCACAGGTGACGCCACAGCTCCCGCTCTGCCTCCGGGGTGGCGCCGACGAGAAGGGTGACCTCGATGGTGCCGCGAGGGCGGTTGTCGATCCAGGCATCCCTGACCTTGTAGGCCGCTGCCCCGAGCACGGTGCCATGGTGGTCTCGCCAGACGACTCCGCGGCGGAGCCCGGGGGGATCGGTGGAGCCCGGATCCGGCACCGTGCCAGCGAGGCGGTCCCACACGGCGGGAAGGCGGGTGACCGCACCGGGCGTGCGGGCCCCGCGTAGGTCGTGCGCCGCTTCGAGATGGGGGCGCAGCTGGTCCGGCGTGACCAGCTCGATCGCCCCGGTCGGGGGGGCGATGAACTCGGCGCTGAGGGCATCCACTCGCCAGGTGCAGGCCTCCACCGACGGCCCGTACCCGTAACGACCGTAGATGGGCCACTCGGCCGAGATGAGCGTGGCGATCG belongs to Acidimicrobiia bacterium and includes:
- the carB gene encoding carbamoyl-phosphate synthase large subunit, translated to MPKRTDIKSILLIGAGPIVIGQACEFDYSGTQACKVLGEEGYRVILANSNPATIMTDPEFADATYIEPLDVDILCRIIERERPDAVLPTLGGQTALNLAMELVERGAVGVPGTPELIGANAEAIRTAEDRELFKIAMQGIGLSVPESGVAHSMAEAEVVAARIGLPLVIRPAYILGGKGTGIASTPEEFTRLAANGIAASPVKEILIERSIAGWKEYELEVMRDTADNCVIICSIENLDPMGVHTGDSITVAPAQTLSDVEYQLMRDAAFACIRRVGVETGGSNVQFALNPANGDMVIIEMNPRVSRSSALASKATGFPIAKIAAKLAVGYTLDEIPNDITRATPASFEPTIDYVVTKVPRWAFEKFPDSPGVLGTSMQSVGEAMAIGRTFPESIQKAMRSLELGRYGLGCDPAERVLEDLDDEELLRRAAIGTPDRPFQLEAALRRGISVEVLAERTKVDPWFLDQILSIVEEREVLAAAGFSGMDRRAWRRAKRLGYSDAQLGWLWDVPEADVRAARHHAGVRATFKTVDTCAAEFDAQTPYHYSSYEDEDEVTYSGREKVLILGSGPNRIGQGIEFDYCCVHASFALAEAGYETVMLNCNPETVSTDYDTSDRLYFEPLTLEDALNVIEAEQASGTLKGVIVSLGGQTPLKLAGLLPEELILGTSPESIDLAEDRERWNALCARLEIPQPAGGTATTLEQAQAIVEKIGYPVLMRPSYVLGGRAMEIVYDDQSLSGAMEQLARFGSLGREGGLSAERPVLVDRFLEDATEVDVDAIRDHTGEVIIGGVMEHVEEAGVHSGDSACAIPPYSLSPETLAVIEAHTRAIASELAVLGLINVQYAVKANQVFVIEANPRASRTVPFVAKATGVPLVKVAARVMVGATLEELRKEGLLCAPSPGGYVAVKEAVLPFNRFPDADSVLGPEMRSTGEVMGIDSTFGLAFAKSQLAAGDRLPSTGCVFMSLANRDKTVGIEAARKFVQAGFTIAATGGTADALDSAGIAVSTRVAKVGEGTGMDAVELIASDRVQLVVNSPRGRGARADGAHIRAAAAAHGVPCLTTAAAGLAAASGILDRAAHQLTVRTLQEYHQGIDHDRPLLPLQE
- a CDS encoding cytidylate kinase (catalyzes the formation of (d)CDP from ATP and (d)CMP), with the protein product MPAASRASANSNARRSWKRFADSSAPVLITISGLPGSGTTTASRLVSEALGLERVPGGEVFRQLAAEAGMSLAGFGAYAHDHPEIDRELDHRLESRARQGDCVIEARLAGWLAQQAGLASVRVWVHCDDTERARRVAERDGTTVDEALVDNAERAVVERRRYQSVYGINLLDQSIYDLVLDSSREAPEVVAEAIIAQARATFP
- the carA gene encoding carbamoyl-phosphate synthase small subunit, which produces MRDALLVLADGTTFEGEVIGADDLAVGEVVFNTVLSGYQEVVTDPSYAGQIITFTYPHIGNYGVNLADFESRRPFCRGVVVRDLARRRSSWRSEADLGAQLRAYGIPGIAGIDTRKLTRRIRELGAVPGAFGALDRHGEASLLAAARAEPGTDGVDLVAQVTTPLAYRLADGQRPLVVAYDFGIKRTILRHLASWFDVEVVPADTSAADTLARGPAGVFLSNGPGDPAAVPYARDAIAALLGEVPIFGICLGHQLLGRALGADTVKLPFGHHGGNHPVRNLATGRIEITSQNHNFAVDADSLAGRAEMTHVNLNDGVCEGLRVLDAPAFSVQHHPEAAPGPHDSVYLFEEFATMLGVTQPRAAPAGLPVAERGVA
- a CDS encoding dihydroorotate dehydrogenase — its product is MKPSRFPEVDLSTMVGSVALPNPVLTASGTAGHGAELAPYLDLAALGAVVVKSLSPQAWAGNPPLRVHETTGGMINSVGLQGPGVEAWLLHDLPPLLATGARVVASIWGRSVAEYEAAARALADAPAGVIAVEVNLSCPNTESGRDLFAHSVTATGEALAATAGCRRPRWAKLSPNVTDLVPIAAAAQAGGAEAVTLVNTVLGMAIDPETGAYRLGSGARGGGLSGPAIHPVAVRAVHDVHTALPELAIVGVGGVSNGTEAAELLLAGASAIQVGTATFADPRAPARVLHELLAWANRTHRTRMRDIVGTAHERTTP
- the pyrF gene encoding orotidine-5'-phosphate decarboxylase, which produces MTAQPAAPEAVRSRLALVLDLDDAVAALSLARDLQPWFGTAKVGLELYSASGPNVMGALQEMGYDVFCDLKFHDIPTTVERAARVVGSLGAHYLNFHAQGGTTMLKAGVEGFISGAVNAGLPIPTALAVTVLTSDGDAPAHILPKRVQAALESGCGGIVCAASDVAEAKQYGPRLLTVVPGIRPAGAPRHDQARAATPEEAITAGADLLVIGRAVTHADDPAAAATVIAAAVGACVL
- a CDS encoding integration host factor; amino-acid sequence: MPQPPVLTAEQRSQALVKAAEARRARAELKEMLKMGSLTLAELLERSGSDINIDKMKVLAVIQSLPGVGKVKARRTMEEIGISDTRRVKGLGQQQRKALLEAFR
- the rpoZ gene encoding DNA-directed RNA polymerase subunit omega translates to MMNPPIEHLLDRAGSKFTLVTLGAKRAREINSYYNKLSETLGTVVPPQVTSSARKSLSIAFEEIEADKILGVWPKPEEEIDPDAEPEGSESAE